GGTAATGCGGAACCGGCCCCTCAACATCTCTGACATCAGCGGCCAACCGCTCGTAGACCTCCGGTGCGACCACCGGGTTGGTGAAGAACGAACCCACGCTCCAGGTGTCGTGATCCGCCGCGTCGAGCACCATGCCCTTGCGCGCACGCAGCGCGAGCACCGCCTCGCGGACGGCCCGCGGGTCCGCGCGCTCGCCGCCGGTCGCGTTCAGCGCGGCCGTCAGTTCGCCGTAGCGCAACGGCGCGCTGCGGCCCGACGCGTCCAGCGCGAACTCCACTTCCAGCACCACGGAAGGGATCTCGACACCGCCGGCGCGCTTGAACACGCTGGTGCGGTAACCGAAGCCCAGCTCGGCGCCCGGCACCCAGCGCACCTCGCCGCTGCCGCGGTCCAGCACCCGGACCCGCGTGATGGCGTCGGACACTTCGGCCCCGTAGGCCCCGACGTTCTGCACCGGGGTGGCCCCGGCCGACCCGGGAATACCGGACAGGCATTCCAGCCCACCCAGGCCGTGCTCGATGGCCGCGACCACCACGTCGTCCCACACCGCGCCCGCCTCCACGCGCACCAGGTTGCCGTCGACGGTGATGCCGTCGTTGGCCAACCGCACCGCGGTCAGGTCGGTCAGGGTGTCGGCGATCACCAGGTTGGAGCCGCCGGCAAACACCAGCACCGGCCCGCCGGCTGCTTGGGCTTCCGAGTCCAGCTGCCGCAAAACGGCAACCACCTGCTCGACGGTGGTGCACGTGATCAGGCGTCGCGCGACCGGTCCGACCCGCAACGTGGTCAACGGCGCCAGCGACACCGCCTCGGCGACATGGGCGCCGGCGAGGGACGAACCGGCACCGCTCCGCTTCATGGCCCGTAACGGTAGCCTGACCTGCTATGCCCCGTTCATTCGACTTGTCGGCCGACTATGACGGCAGCGTCGAAGAGGTTCATCGGGTCTTCCGCGAGGAGGACTACTGGCGGGCCAGGCTGGCCGACATTCCCGTCGACGAGGCGAGGCTGGAGTCGCTTCGGGTGGGCGGCGAGTCCGGAGACGACGACACCATCGAGGTGGTCACGCTGCAAGTGGTGCGCAGTCACAACCTGCCGGCTCTGGTCACGCAGTTGCACCGAGGCGATCTCGCCATCAGGCGCGCGGAGACGTGGGGCCCGGTCGCCGACGGCGCAGCGACGGCGTCCATCGCGGGATCGATCGTGGATGCCCCGGTGAACGTGTGGGGCACCGCCGAGCTGTCGCCCATCGCAGACTCGGGCCGCGCCCGGCTGACGTTTCGGATCAGCATCCAGGTGCGTGCCCCCATCATCGGCGGCAAGGTGGAGAACATCATCGGCACCCGACTCGCCGAACTGGTGGCCGCCGAACAGCGCTTCACCACGGCCTGGATCGCCGACAACGCCTAACCCGCGCCCTAACCTGCGATCGGCTCCTAAGCTGGCGCCCATGCGAATCGCGTTGGCGCAGATCCTCAGCGGCAGTGATCCGGCCGCGAACCTAGAGCTGGTGCGCGAGTACACCGGCCGGGCCGCCGACGCGGGCGCGACGCTCGTGGTGTTCCCGGAGGCGACGATGTGCCGGTTCGGCGTGCCGCTGGCACCGATCGCCGAGCCGGTCGACGGCCCCTGGGCGGATGGCGTGCGACGGGTCGCGACGGACTCGGGCATCACCGTGATTGCCGGCATGTTCACCCCCGCCGGCGCCGGGCGGGTGACGAACACGCTGATCGCGGCCGGCCCGGGCACTCCCAACGAACCGAACGCCCACTACGACAAGATCCACCTCTACGACGCGTTCGGCTTTACCGAGTCGCACACCGTCGCACCCGGGCACGAGCCGGTGGTGATCACGGTCGACGGCGTTCGGGTGGGGCTGAGCATTTGCTACGACATTCGCTTTCCGGCGCTCTACACCGAGCTGGCCCGGCGCGGCGCCCAGCTGATCGTCGTCTGCGCGTCCTGGGGTGCCGGGCCCGGCAAACTCGAGCAGTGGACGCTGCTGGCGCGGGCACGGGCGTTGGATTCGATGAGCTACGTCGCCGCCGCGGGTCAGGCCGACCCCGGCGACGCCCTGGCCGGGTCGGGCGCGCCGACCGGGGTGGGCGGCAGCCTGGTGGCCTCGCCGCTGGGCGAGGTGGTGGCGTCGGCCGGTGACCACCCGCAATTGGTGGTCGCCGACATCGATCTCGACAGGGTGGCCGAGGCTCGCGACAAGATCGCGGTGCTGCGTAACCGCTCCAGCTTCGCTCAGATGGATAGGGCACAATCGGTTTGGTGACGAACCCGCAAGGACCACCGAACGAGGGCCCGTCGACGTGGGCCCGTCCCGGCAACCAGGGTCCCTTCGGCCAACCCCCCACTGAGCGGCCTACCGAGCGGCTGCCCGCCGGCGATCCAGGGCCGCCGCCCACGCCGACTAGTCAACCGCTGGGCGCGCCCCAGGCGGGCATGCAGCGGCCCAGCTACCCACCCCCGCCGATCCCGCCCGCGGGCCCCACGGAACGGCTGGCCGCCCCGAACGAAGAACCGGCACCGGTGAAAAGAAAACGACGTTTCCTACGCGACCCGCTGTCCGTCCTTCTGGTCTGCGTCATCGTGTTCTCGCTCGTCATTGCGGGGCTCATCGGCGCCGAGCTGTACGCCCGTCACGTCGCCAACAACAAGGTCGCCCAGGCGGTGGCGTGCGAGGTCAAGGACCAGGCCACCGCGTCGTTCGGCGTGACGCCGCTGCTGCTGTGGCAGCTCGCCACGAAGCACTACACCAACATCTCGGTGCAGACGGCCGGAAACCAGATCCGCGATGCCAAGGGCATGAAGATCGCCATCAATATCAGGGACGTCCAGCTCAAGTCGACACCCACCTCCAAGGGCACCATCGGCTCGCTGGATGCCACCATCACCTGGACCACCGACGGCATCAAGCAGTCGGTGCAGAACGCGATACCGGTCCTGGGTCCCTTCGTGACCAACAGCGTGACCACCCACCCCAGCGACGGCACCGTCGAAATGAAGGGGATGCTGGACAACATCACGGCCAAGCCGGTGGTGTCCGGCAACGGGCTGGAGCTGCAGATCGTCAGCTTCAACGCGCTCGGCTTCATCATGCCGAAAGAGACCGTGCAGTCGACGCTGGACGACTTCACCTCAAACCTGACCAAGAACTACCCCTTGGGGATTCACGCGGACAGCGTGCAGGTCACCGATACCGGTGTGGTGAGCCACTTTTCGACGCAGAACGCCAGCATCCCCACCGACAACGACAACGACCCCTGTTTCGCCAATATCTGACGCGTTAGCCGAGCCCGTCGAGCACCGCGCGGGTGCCTGACAGGCCCAGCCTGCTGGCGCCGGCATCCAGCATTGCGACCGCGTCGTCGGCGGTGCGGATACCGCCGCTGGCCTTGACCCCCAGCCGCCCTCCGACGGCCTCGGCCATCAACGCGACCGCACGCACCGACGCCCCGCCCGCGGGGTGAAACCCGGTCGAGGTCTTGACGGAGTCGGCGCCGGCGTCCTCGGCGGCGCGGCACGCCGCCGCCAGCGTGCCCTCGTCGGCCAGGCTCAACAACGCCGCCGACTCCACGATCACCTTGAGCACGACTCGGGGTACGGCGGCTCGCACCGCCTCGATGTCGAAGCGCACCGCGGCGACATCCCCGGCCAGCGCGGCGCCGACGTCGATGACCATGTCGATCTCGCTGGCGCCGGACGCCACGGCCCGCGCGGCCTCGTGCGCCTTGACCGCCGAGACATGCTTGCCCGACGGGAAACCCGTCACCGCCGCCACCCGCACCCCGCCGGCGTTCACCGCGACCGGCACCATCGACGGCGAAACGCATACCGCATACACGCCCAGTTCGGCCGCCTCGGCGACCAGGGCGGCCACGTCGGCATGGGTGGCCTCGGGTTTGAGCAGGGTGTGGTCGACCAGCGCCGCCAACTGCGCGCGGGTAGGTCGGTTGGCCATTAGAACGCTTCTTCCGGGCCGCCCGGATCGCGGCCGGACGCGCCCGGGGCGGCCAGCGGGGCCTTCATCCCGCTAGACACTTGCCCTGAATTTGGTCAGGGCGCTGTTCGCTGGGCGTCGAGACTGCGGTGGTAGCGGCGCCCGAGGCGAAAAGCCAGCCGTGAACGCAGGCTCGATGCCACCAGCGCAGATTCGGCGCCAGCGGCGTCTGGTCACAACCCCCGACGAACGGACGGGCCAGACCACTAACGCGACTTGCCCTGAATCTCGAGGAGTTTGGGCCGCACATCGACCAGATAGACACCCGCGGCGCAGGCGGCGATCGCCATGCCCAGCACCCCGAAAACGAAACTCAGGATGGATGTCAGCGCGACGGCCAGGCCGAGAATCACCAGCCAGACGGGCTTGGTCAGCTTGTCGGCGGCGGTATAGGCGTCGGGTCGCTGCAGCGCCGCGTGCACGAACGC
The nucleotide sequence above comes from Mycobacterium malmoense. Encoded proteins:
- a CDS encoding UDP-N-acetylmuramate dehydrogenase, with amino-acid sequence MKRSGAGSSLAGAHVAEAVSLAPLTTLRVGPVARRLITCTTVEQVVAVLRQLDSEAQAAGGPVLVFAGGSNLVIADTLTDLTAVRLANDGITVDGNLVRVEAGAVWDDVVVAAIEHGLGGLECLSGIPGSAGATPVQNVGAYGAEVSDAITRVRVLDRGSGEVRWVPGAELGFGYRTSVFKRAGGVEIPSVVLEVEFALDASGRSAPLRYGELTAALNATGGERADPRAVREAVLALRARKGMVLDAADHDTWSVGSFFTNPVVAPEVYERLAADVRDVEGPVPHYPAQDGVKLAAGWLVERAGFSKGYPDPDASGRQAPCRLSTKHALALTNRGGATAEDVIALARTVRDGVRDVFGITLEPEPVLVGCSL
- a CDS encoding DUF2505 domain-containing protein; the protein is MPRSFDLSADYDGSVEEVHRVFREEDYWRARLADIPVDEARLESLRVGGESGDDDTIEVVTLQVVRSHNLPALVTQLHRGDLAIRRAETWGPVADGAATASIAGSIVDAPVNVWGTAELSPIADSGRARLTFRISIQVRAPIIGGKVENIIGTRLAELVAAEQRFTTAWIADNA
- a CDS encoding carbon-nitrogen hydrolase family protein; the protein is MRIALAQILSGSDPAANLELVREYTGRAADAGATLVVFPEATMCRFGVPLAPIAEPVDGPWADGVRRVATDSGITVIAGMFTPAGAGRVTNTLIAAGPGTPNEPNAHYDKIHLYDAFGFTESHTVAPGHEPVVITVDGVRVGLSICYDIRFPALYTELARRGAQLIVVCASWGAGPGKLEQWTLLARARALDSMSYVAAAGQADPGDALAGSGAPTGVGGSLVASPLGEVVASAGDHPQLVVADIDLDRVAEARDKIAVLRNRSSFAQMDRAQSVW
- a CDS encoding LmeA family phospholipid-binding protein, with product MTNPQGPPNEGPSTWARPGNQGPFGQPPTERPTERLPAGDPGPPPTPTSQPLGAPQAGMQRPSYPPPPIPPAGPTERLAAPNEEPAPVKRKRRFLRDPLSVLLVCVIVFSLVIAGLIGAELYARHVANNKVAQAVACEVKDQATASFGVTPLLLWQLATKHYTNISVQTAGNQIRDAKGMKIAINIRDVQLKSTPTSKGTIGSLDATITWTTDGIKQSVQNAIPVLGPFVTNSVTTHPSDGTVEMKGMLDNITAKPVVSGNGLELQIVSFNALGFIMPKETVQSTLDDFTSNLTKNYPLGIHADSVQVTDTGVVSHFSTQNASIPTDNDNDPCFANI
- the deoC gene encoding deoxyribose-phosphate aldolase; protein product: MANRPTRAQLAALVDHTLLKPEATHADVAALVAEAAELGVYAVCVSPSMVPVAVNAGGVRVAAVTGFPSGKHVSAVKAHEAARAVASGASEIDMVIDVGAALAGDVAAVRFDIEAVRAAVPRVVLKVIVESAALLSLADEGTLAAACRAAEDAGADSVKTSTGFHPAGGASVRAVALMAEAVGGRLGVKASGGIRTADDAVAMLDAGASRLGLSGTRAVLDGLG
- a CDS encoding DUF2516 family protein, whose protein sequence is MSHLVGTVMLVLQVAVLVTAVYAFVHAALQRPDAYTAADKLTKPVWLVILGLAVALTSILSFVFGVLGMAIAACAAGVYLVDVRPKLLEIQGKSR